The proteins below are encoded in one region of Buteo buteo chromosome 22, bButBut1.hap1.1, whole genome shotgun sequence:
- the SOWAHD gene encoding ankyrin repeat domain-containing protein SOWAHD isoform X2, with product MARRERERGPAGQRVAGIVRTFTFLEAGQPQAGSLARSSHLWPAATGTRERFHPLQKMDTNRSAGWGSQGPGSWGRTAGRLSVSPSSTRRKELKEILLQSNSPGSTMRFATAQKTSNSSSVLAGPHQEQKPEQSPEVLSLALDPLEHEWLLTVAQGDADNIVRLMDLDPSLLTRKDFVTGFTALHWLAKHGHHESFIQVMSHAQKNGYPVNVNIPTASGGLTPLHLAALQGHELLIKVLVGAYGADTSRRDHSGRKAWQYLRADTSRELKELAGALEEDLVQLGSHNTNNNCKSSGEARAGWDSVDSGAKGKAQRSWCLSTLRAFVRQASAFFQER from the coding sequence ATGGcccggcgggagcgggagcgaGGCCCGGCCGGGCAGAGGGTAGCTGGCATCGTCCGGACGTTCACCTTCCTGGAAGCCGGCCAGCCCCAAGCGGGAAGCCTAGCCCGCAGCTCCCATCTCTGGCCGGCCGCCACGGGGACCAGAGAGCGTTTCCATCCGCTGCAGAAGATGGACACCAACAGGAGCGCCGGCTGGGGCAGCCAAGGCCCGGGGAGCTGGGGTAGGACTGCAGGCAGGCTCTCTGTCAGCCCCAGCAGTACCCGGAGGAAGGAGCTGAAGGAAATCCTCCTGCAGAGCAACAGCCCCGGCAGCACCATGCGGTTCGCCACCGCTCAGAAGACGTCCAACAGCAGCAGTGTCCTTGCAGGGCCACACCAAGAGCAGAAGCCTGAGCAGAGCCCCGAGGTGCTGTCCCTTGCTCTGGATCCCCTGGAGCACGAGTGGCTGCTGACGGTGGCCCAGGGCGATGCGGACAACATCGTCAGGCTGATGGACCTGGATCCCAGCCTGCTGACCAGGAAAGACTTCGTGACGGGCTTCACCGCTCTCCACTGGCTTGCCAAGCATGGCCATCATGAGAGCTTCATCCAGGTCATGTCCCACGCCCAGAAGAACGGCTATCCCGTCAACGTGAACATCCCCACCGCCAGCGGCGGGCTCACCCCCTTGCACTTGGCTGCCCTGCAGGGACACGAGCTGCTCATCAAAGTGCTGGTGGGAGCTTACGGGGCGGACACCAGCCGCAGGGACCACAGCGGGCGCAAGGCTTGGCAGTATCTGAGGGCAGACACCTCCAGggagctgaaggagctggcGGGGGCCTTGGAGGAGGACTTGGTCCAGCTGGGCTCTCACAACACCAACAATAACTGTAAGTCATCCGGAGAGGCCAGGGCAGGGTGGGACAGTGTGGACTCCGGGGCCAAGGGGAAAGCCCAGCGCTCCTGGTGCTTGTCAACACTCCGGGCCTTTGTCAGACAGGCATCTGCTTTCTTCCAAGAGCGCTGA
- the SOWAHD gene encoding ankyrin repeat domain-containing protein SOWAHD isoform X1, which yields MARRERERGPAGQRVAGIVRTFTFLEAGQPQAGSLARSSHLWPAATGTRERFHPLQKMDTNRSAGWGSQGPGSWGRTAGRLSVSPSSTRRKELKEILLQSNSPGSTMRFATAQKTSNSSSVLAGPHQEQKPEQSPEVLSLALDPLEHEWLLTVAQGDADNIVRLMDLDPSLLTRKDFVTGFTALHWLAKHGHHESFIQVMSHAQKNGYPVNVNIPTASGGLTPLHLAALQGHELLIKVLVGAYGADTSRRDHSGRKAWQYLRADTSRELKELAGALEEDLVQLGSHNTNNNWRAGTDKQTVPLSCNRFPAPCEIPRSLPHAPPLGCCLFMTDKAVSQ from the exons ATGGcccggcgggagcgggagcgaGGCCCGGCCGGGCAGAGGGTAGCTGGCATCGTCCGGACGTTCACCTTCCTGGAAGCCGGCCAGCCCCAAGCGGGAAGCCTAGCCCGCAGCTCCCATCTCTGGCCGGCCGCCACGGGGACCAGAGAGCGTTTCCATCCGCTGCAGAAGATGGACACCAACAGGAGCGCCGGCTGGGGCAGCCAAGGCCCGGGGAGCTGGGGTAGGACTGCAGGCAGGCTCTCTGTCAGCCCCAGCAGTACCCGGAGGAAGGAGCTGAAGGAAATCCTCCTGCAGAGCAACAGCCCCGGCAGCACCATGCGGTTCGCCACCGCTCAGAAGACGTCCAACAGCAGCAGTGTCCTTGCAGGGCCACACCAAGAGCAGAAGCCTGAGCAGAGCCCCGAGGTGCTGTCCCTTGCTCTGGATCCCCTGGAGCACGAGTGGCTGCTGACGGTGGCCCAGGGCGATGCGGACAACATCGTCAGGCTGATGGACCTGGATCCCAGCCTGCTGACCAGGAAAGACTTCGTGACGGGCTTCACCGCTCTCCACTGGCTTGCCAAGCATGGCCATCATGAGAGCTTCATCCAGGTCATGTCCCACGCCCAGAAGAACGGCTATCCCGTCAACGTGAACATCCCCACCGCCAGCGGCGGGCTCACCCCCTTGCACTTGGCTGCCCTGCAGGGACACGAGCTGCTCATCAAAGTGCTGGTGGGAGCTTACGGGGCGGACACCAGCCGCAGGGACCACAGCGGGCGCAAGGCTTGGCAGTATCTGAGGGCAGACACCTCCAGggagctgaaggagctggcGGGGGCCTTGGAGGAGGACTTGGTCCAGCTGGGCTCTCACAACACCAACAATAACT GGAGAGCGGGTACAGACAAGCAGACCGTGCCACTGAGCTGCAATCGCTTTCCAGCTCCCTGTGAGATCCCCAGATCTCTGCCACATGCGCCTCCTCTGGGTTGCTGTTTGTTTATGACAGACAAAGCTGTTTCTCAGTAA